gtttattctaatgttatgtagagttaattacaggtagacactctcactgaccactgactttctgtttatttgggtttattctaatgttatatagagttaattacaggtataaacactctcactgaccactgactttctgtttatttgggtttattctaatgttatataaagttaattacaggtagacactctcgctgaccactgactttctgataatttgggtttattctaatgttatatagagttaattacaggtagacactctcactgaccactgactttctgtttatttgggtttattctaatgttatatagagttaattacaggtagacactctcactgaccactgactttatatttatttgggtttattctaatgttatatcgagttaattacaggtagacactctcactgaccactgactttctgtttatttgggtttattctaatgttatatagagttaattacaggtagacactctcactgaccgctgactttgtttatttgtgtttattctaatgttatatagagttaattacaggtagacactctcactgaccactgactttctgtttatttgggtttattctaatgttatatagagttaattacaggtagacactctcactgaccactgactttatatttatttgggtttattctaatgttatatagagttaattacaggtagacactctcactgaccactgactttctgtttatttgggtttattctaatgttatatagagttaattacaggtagacactcactgaccactgactttatgtttatttgggtttattctaatgttatatagagttaattacaggtataaacactctcactgaccactgactttctgtttatttgggtttattctaatgttatatagagttaattacaggtagacactctcactgaccactgactttctgtttatttgggtttattctaatgttatatagagttaattacaggtagacactctcactgaccactgactttatgtttatttgggtttattctaatgttatatagagttaattacaggtagacactctcactgactttatgtttattggggtttattctaatgttatatagagttaattacaggtagacactctcactgaccactgactttctgttaatttgggtttattctaatgttatatagagttaattacagaccTGCTGACCAGCAGGTGGCGATACAACCATTGTACAGAAGTTTTCCTAAAGcaattattaatagtattattattattagtattttgtATCCTGTAGTAGTTCATATTATTTGTCTGAATAATCCTGAGTGCTGTAAAATTGCTGCAGTATAAAATCTATAtacttacattttattttaacgttaaatgtttaattaaatattagtaAGTTCTACTTATTTTATATCTACTTAATTTTTTGATTTAGTGCAACATCACACTTATGACGTATTCACTCACATATACTGTTAAAGTATTTCCTATATTAATCTTGAATAAATGCTGTATTATTATCAGCGCGTGATCGAGTTCGTGAGgggacttttattctgacatTGGATGTGAGCGCTTCTGCCTTCACGCGCCTCATGTGACTGCCGTGCAGAAGAGAAACTGGAGATCTGAGGTTTAAGCTGCTGTTGATCCTCGATCTGCTGGGTCGATCAGAGTGAGTTCACTGGTTTTACTGGTTACTGTTCGTGTTACTGGTGGTGGAGAAGCTGCTGATCCAGGAGAGAGCAGAGCCTGTACTGGGAAACCAACTGGTTCCAGTGTAGTTTAACTCCTGACCAGTATAGAGTGTGTCTGAACTGGTCTAACAGCATGATGGTCaatctggtcatactggttagtGATTAGTGAGgaaaagctggttgaccagtatggtCAAGTTgttcatactggtggaccagcgtgctcatgctggtcatgctggtcatgctggtcatgctggtaaaccaTCAAACCCAAACAAGAACATACCTGACACTGGTCAAACGCTAACCCTGAGCTGGACAGGCTGTTTTTAGCAGAGTGTTTCCTGTTTCCTGTTGATGATCGGgtgtgtttctgctgtgcagaaTGGAGAGCAGGAAGGTGGCAGTGGTGGTCCAGGGTGAGGCGGACGAGACAGACTCGGACTCGGATCAGGAGGTCTTCATGACTTCAGTGAGACCCTCCTCTGGACTCACGGTTCCTGGAGAGGCTTCAGAGACCGACAGCGAAGAAGAAGCAGAGCCGTGGAGACCAGAACCCGCCCGAACCTCTCAGACCTCCCCAAACTCTCTGATATTCCAGCCTGACCTGCCACCTCTGGTGGTCATGCGCAGCCCGGAGGTGGTCTCCCTGTGTGGGACGGATGACGGGAGAGGTCTGAAGGCAGAGTCCGCAGGTCAGAACACTCTGCTGCAGCAGAAGCTGCAGGAGAGCAACGCTCGGCTCTGCGCTGACGTCCAGCACAGCCTGAAGCTGCTCTACCAGGGAGCCTCCCGGGACATCAGAACAGCCACGACCCACCTGAACAACTCCCAGAACAGCATCATCAACACCTCCCACAGCATCCGCCTCATCCTGGAGGACCTTAGAGCCGTCTCCGAGAAGATCGACATCATCACCAGCTGTAATCTTCTCCCGAACATCACCCTTCCCAGCCAGCCGACATCCTAAAGGAGTTCTGGGGAAATCAAATCTACATTATCCTTTAAGCTGGAGAACAGCAACTTATTAAACCTGAATCACTGCacggacagaagtattgggacacctgctcattcactgtttattctgaaatcaagggtgttaaagagTTGGGATaccggtctctactgtccagagaagaagacttctactagattctggaggagcattgctgtgaggatttgattgcatttagtgacaagagtgttagtgaggtcaggatgttaggtgatcaccaccccacctcatcatccccaactccccaactcatcccagaagtactggatggagctcctccaccatcattccagagaacacagttcttccactgctccacagctcctcaatgctggggggctttatacccctctagtccacgcctggcattaggcagcatggagccgatagggtcatgatgatgatctgctccagagagtcctattctattggcagta
The sequence above is drawn from the Salminus brasiliensis chromosome 11, fSalBra1.hap2, whole genome shotgun sequence genome and encodes:
- the bloc1s3 gene encoding biogenesis of lysosome-related organelles complex 1 subunit 3, with product MESRKVAVVVQGEADETDSDSDQEVFMTSVRPSSGLTVPGEASETDSEEEAEPWRPEPARTSQTSPNSLIFQPDLPPLVVMRSPEVVSLCGTDDGRGLKAESAGQNTLLQQKLQESNARLCADVQHSLKLLYQGASRDIRTATTHLNNSQNSIINTSHSIRLILEDLRAVSEKIDIITSCNLLPNITLPSQPTS